One genomic region from Vitis riparia cultivar Riparia Gloire de Montpellier isolate 1030 chromosome 17, EGFV_Vit.rip_1.0, whole genome shotgun sequence encodes:
- the LOC117934474 gene encoding pentatricopeptide repeat-containing protein At1g77405 isoform X1 produces MIASKPIYHHRSSLVKQVLAAMVQNCPLDASPNKSCNQPWTTDSVSEVLRSIPRLFFQSPRSIGRQKGFRHRSPLKQRNLYQEPNKFHRYRDPHKVKLGVEKAMEFYSWVETQFGFSHNEMTCREMGCVLARGNRLKVLWEFLHEMGRKGGNGVVTTATITCLMKVLGEEGLANQALAAFYRMKQFHCKPDVYAYNTIIYALCRVGNFRKARFLLEQMELPGFRCPPDTFTYTILIGSYCKYSLQTGCRKAVRRRLWEANHLFRIMLFKGFVPDVVTYNCLIDGCCKTYRIERALELFDDMNKRGCVPNRVTYNSFIRYYSAVNEIDKAVDMLCKMKEMNHGIPTTSSYTPIIHALCETGRMLEARDFLIELVDGGSVPREYTYKVVCDSLRSAGEANMLGDELRGRIENGIENRYKQVMKVKPIMTHRISL; encoded by the coding sequence ATGATAGCATCAAAGCCTATATATCATCATCGCTCATCCCTTGTAAAGCAAGTACTAGCTGCAATGGTCCAGAACTGCCCATTGGATGCCTCACCCAACAAGAGTTGCAACCAGCCATGGACAACTGACTCTGTTTCCGAGGTACTCCGATCCATACCCAGACTCTTCTTCCAGTCACCCCGATCCATTGGCCGCCAAAAAGGCTTCCGCCATCGCTCACCTCTCAAGCAAAGAAACCTTTATCAAGAACCCAATAAATTTCACAGATATAGGGACCCCCACAAGGTGAAATTAGGGGTGGAGAAGGCAATGGAGTTCTACAGTTGGGTCGAGACCCAGTTCGGGTTTTCCCACAATGAGATGACATGTAGAGAGATGGGTTGTGTTTTGGCTAGAGGGAATAGATTGAAGGTGCTTTGGGAGTTTCTCCATGAAATGGGAAGAAAAGGGGGAAATGGGGTTGTGACTACTGCAACCATTACCTGTTTGATGAAAGTTCTGGGAGAAGAGGGGCTGGCTAATCAGGCATTGGCTGCATTCTATAGGATGAAACAGTTCCACTGTAAACCGGATGTCTATGCATATAATACGATTATTTATGCGCTTTGTAGAGTTGGAAACTTTAGGAAGGCAAGGTTCTTGTTAGAGCAAATGGAGCTACCGGGCTTTAGATGCCCGCCCGATACGTTCACCTACACTATCTTGATTGGTTCTTATTGTAAGTATAGTCTGCAAACTGGGTGCAGGAAGGCAGTTAGGAGGAGGTTGTGGGAGGCAAATCATTTATTTCGTATTATGCTGTTTAAGGGTTTTGTTCCTGATGTTGTGACTTATAACTGTTTGATTGATGGTTGTTGCAAAACTTATCGAATTGAGAGGGCATTGGAGCTGTTTGATGATATGAATAAAAGGGGCTGCGTCCCGAATCGGGTTACTTACAATTCTTTTATCAGGTACTATAGTGCAGTTAACGAGATTGATAAAGCTGTTGATATGTTGTGCAAGATGAAAGAGATGAATCATGGGATACCCACTACAAGCTCTTATACTCCAATTATCCATGCTCTTTGTGAAACAGGAAGGATGCTAGAGGCCAGGGATTTTCTTATTGAGTTGGTTGATGGGGGCTCAGTTCCCAGGGAGTACACTTATAAAGTAGTTTGTGATTCTCTGAGATCAGCAGGAGAGGCTAATATGCTAGGCGATGAGTTGCGTGGAAGAATTGAAAATGGCATAGAGAATAGATATAAGCAAGTAATGAAGGTGAAACCAATTATGACACACAGAATTTCCTTATAG
- the LOC117934474 gene encoding pentatricopeptide repeat-containing protein At1g77405 isoform X2 yields the protein MIASKPIYHHRSSLVKQVLAAMVQNCPLDASPNKSCNQPWTTDSVSEVLRSIPRLFFQSPRSIGRQKGFRHRSPLKQRNLYQEPNKFHRYRDPHKVKLGVEKAMEFYSWVETQFGFSHNEMTCREMGCVLARGNRLKVLWEFLHEMGRKGGNGVVTTATITCLMKVLGEEGLANQALAAFYRMKQFHCKPDVYAYNTIIYALCRVGNFRKARFLLEQMELPGFRCPPDTFTYTILIGSYCKYSLQTGCRKAVRRRLWEANHLFRIMLFKGFVPDVVTYNCLIDGCCKTYRIERALELFDDMNKRGCVPNRVTYNSFIRKDARGQGFSY from the exons ATGATAGCATCAAAGCCTATATATCATCATCGCTCATCCCTTGTAAAGCAAGTACTAGCTGCAATGGTCCAGAACTGCCCATTGGATGCCTCACCCAACAAGAGTTGCAACCAGCCATGGACAACTGACTCTGTTTCCGAGGTACTCCGATCCATACCCAGACTCTTCTTCCAGTCACCCCGATCCATTGGCCGCCAAAAAGGCTTCCGCCATCGCTCACCTCTCAAGCAAAGAAACCTTTATCAAGAACCCAATAAATTTCACAGATATAGGGACCCCCACAAGGTGAAATTAGGGGTGGAGAAGGCAATGGAGTTCTACAGTTGGGTCGAGACCCAGTTCGGGTTTTCCCACAATGAGATGACATGTAGAGAGATGGGTTGTGTTTTGGCTAGAGGGAATAGATTGAAGGTGCTTTGGGAGTTTCTCCATGAAATGGGAAGAAAAGGGGGAAATGGGGTTGTGACTACTGCAACCATTACCTGTTTGATGAAAGTTCTGGGAGAAGAGGGGCTGGCTAATCAGGCATTGGCTGCATTCTATAGGATGAAACAGTTCCACTGTAAACCGGATGTCTATGCATATAATACGATTATTTATGCGCTTTGTAGAGTTGGAAACTTTAGGAAGGCAAGGTTCTTGTTAGAGCAAATGGAGCTACCGGGCTTTAGATGCCCGCCCGATACGTTCACCTACACTATCTTGATTGGTTCTTATTGTAAGTATAGTCTGCAAACTGGGTGCAGGAAGGCAGTTAGGAGGAGGTTGTGGGAGGCAAATCATTTATTTCGTATTATGCTGTTTAAGGGTTTTGTTCCTGATGTTGTGACTTATAACTGTTTGATTGATGGTTGTTGCAAAACTTATCGAATTGAGAGGGCATTGGAGCTGTTTGATGATATGAATAAAAGGGGCTGCGTCCCGAATCGGGTTACTTACAATTCTTTTATCAG GAAGGATGCTAGAGGCCAGGGATTTTCTTATTGA